Genomic window (Daucus carota subsp. sativus chromosome 5, DH1 v3.0, whole genome shotgun sequence):
ATATTGGAAGAAAAAATGTGTTggttaaaataaatgaaaaacagGAGATGGCTATATGAAATCTAAATATGTCCCTATCTTGCCTTTCACATGCATAAGTGATATTCTCTGGACCATTAGGCAACAATTCTcacaaaattatagaatattttTGAGATACTTGTTGTTTGATATGCTTTAAATTAATgggatattttatttgttagttTAATGAGAAACTAAGTGGAATCTCACAATTTATTCAAGGTGATTCCTCCGTCctgaaaatcaaagaaaaatacAATCTTGCTACATGGATGCTAGAAGTGAGTTCAGTTGCTGCAGATCCGCGACTGGGGATAGATTTGACAGAGCACTACAGATCATGAGCCCTGCAGCAAGCCAAGAATTTAATTAGTGTGAGTTGTGGATTGAGGGGGTCTAGTATCATGTTCGGTCTAACTGATTCCTGTTTAAGCAGAAGAAATGAGGCTTTGAGCGTCCACTCATTGTGGGGACAGAGTCTTGTCAGCCGACATGGGGACAGTTAATCTTGCTTATGGAAATGATGGTTAGTTACTGGGGAAATCCGATTACAATCTTGTTTGATACTTTTTTACCTTGGCTGCGGATCCACTCATTGTGGGGACTATATTATGAAAAGTTGGCACCAATAAGTCAGTTTCCATTTCATTATGAACTTTATACTAGATTTTTAGTATAATGtgaagagaaaaaagaaagaaaataatatttagtaAAAGTTCAGTAACTTGTAGTAGTACACCTTCGATCATAAAACATACAGCCGATGACCTTCTCAGACACCAAGCCACAACTGTCATCATGGAATGATATCTCAGGATGCTTCACATACAAATGGCTGCTCCAGGATGTATTTTTTCCTTTTGCGGCACATTTTGCACACTGAACCGTAAAATGGAATAATTAGGTAACAAACTAGAAGCTGGTATTAATGTAGCTACACATATCAGTTGTTATAATGTATACTATAAGAACAACCCCAGGCCAAAATCCCACATAATGTCTGCACAAAGaaaattaatcaaatcaatataccatatatatataggataaaTCAACCAAAAGTTAAAATATGtgatttatattaaaaactattcaaaccgaaaataaaacttcaaaaacaaatcaaaattacattttccgggtatatatcaatatataacaaaaatatcaGAATCAACTTAATAAGTCGTAAAAGAAAATTGTGTAATTAAGGCAGTCTCCACTAAATCTAGGTCATCTAGCATCCAAAAAATTCATTCTCActacaaaatcttttaaaagcaTCAAAATTTAACATAATCTTATAGAGAACGTCTATACATATCACCTTTCCTGCAGTCTGGTGGTTCTTCATTGTGCTCTCCGAACTCGGCGTCCTGAGCTTTATCTGTAAGAATCAGTAAAAGAACGCTGACAATCGCATAAGAATTAATAACACTATATGTTATAATCAGGAGCATCGTGAAAGAACACTATCAGGAACACTAACAGGAATCCACGGATCTTTAACTATATGATCATCACAGATAAGTAGAATACATACCTGTTGACATGGTGATGATTATTTGGATGCAACAAGGTCTTGTATGTTGGTGCTTCAATGGAGATGTATGagtttctctctcttttctatATACATCTATTATGTGTTACCCTTTACACTTTTCTTAAGTCCAACCCTTTTATGGAAAAggtggatatatatatagacagagAGAGGACCATCCATCTCACCTTATCTATTTTTCCTTTGATTAATTATCCATCAGAATTAATCAGGTAAGGTGTTTTTCAACTCTTGAGTTTCCTATAGACCACTTTCTGAGAAAGAAAAATTTAAAGGAATCAATAAAGGAATAAATATAAATTccttacaataatataaatttttcttaCAGTCTCCCACTTGGTCTATAGGAAACAAGTCATCAATGTGCACAAAGACATTAGTTATTCTTCAAGTCCGTAGTTGATAGATTAACAGATGCATGAGTCATGGCCTGCACATGTTATTGTACAACACGCTTACTTCCATGTACTACCACATCTACAATTTTCACAACCAGGTCATAATGAGAATGGCTTAATGGTCACCTAATGTTTCATTCATCTTTAAACATAAGTGTGTACACCTTTATGATGAAGAAACAGAAAACTTCAGATGTTATATATTAAGAGCTCGGTAATTGTCtttcacatatacatacataaaacaAGCGACATAATCAGTAATTTAGGAACTGTCCAGGAGACCTAAACTTTCAGCATGCCTTTCAAAGGTCTTAATTGGCCGTCCTTTTGTAAGTATGCCTGCCACTTGCAAGTCAGTGCATATGGACTCAATGacaattttcttttgtttaacaTCTTGCTTTAGCAACATGTATTTTTGGTCCATGTGTTTTGAACCATCAGTAATCTTGTCATGCTTAAAAAAGAACGTCGCAGCTTGATTGTCACAACAGATCGATAATGGTTTAGAGATAAAAGTTAAGTCTCCAAACTGTGACACAAAATTGCGCAGCTATGTTCCTTGAATGGAAGCTTCATAACAGGCCACATATTTAGCCATCATGGTGGAACCGAAAATCATTTCAGATTTTTGACTTTTCCATGAAATAGCCCCTCCACATAAAAGAAATGTATATCCAAGAGTGCAGAGCCTAGTATCAGGACATCCAGCAAAATCCGAATCAACTTAACCAATCATCTGTGGATGATTTGATTTTCCGTACGTAAGCATGCATGTGATTTTTGGTTCCCTTTAGGTATCTCAGAACTTTCGTTGCAGCTTTCCAATGAGCGATGCCTGGGTCACTCTGAAACCCATGGCTAATGTCAGGCCTGGTACAGACCTGTGCATACATCAGGCTCCACACTAGAGATGCATAAGGATAATTCTGCATTTCTTCTCGTTCCATAAGGGTCCTCGGACATTGATTAAGAACAAGTTTGTCTCTTTTATGCAATGGAACATGACTAGAGGAACAAGAATCCATGTTAAATCTCTTAAGAACTTTATCGATATAGGCCTTTTGAGACAAGCCCATAATTCCTTGTGTTCTATCACGAAAAATCTCCATGCCTAGAACATTGGAAGCGTCCCCCATATCTTTCATTTAAAAGTTCTTTGAGagataatttttagtttctcgCAACAAACCAAGGTCACTACAAGCCAATAGTATGTCATCAACATACAGAatcaaaaatatgaatatgCTCCTACTGAATTTAAGATATATGCAGATATCAACAACATTTTCAGTGAAACCGAAACTTGTAATGGTTTCATGAAATTTTAAATACCAATCTCTAGAAGCTTGCCTTGGTCCATATATCGATTTCCTAAGTTTGCAGACCATATGCTCTTGCCCTTCAATTATGAAGCCTTCGGGTTGACACATATATATTCTTTCTTCCAAGTCTCCATTCAGGAACGccgttttgacatccatttgatgcaACTCGAGATCATAATGAGCTACTAATGCCATGATGATTCTAAAAGAATCTTTTGTGGAAACTGGAGAAAAAGTCTCGAAATAATCGATGCCTTCTTTCTGATTAAAGCCTTTAAACACAAGTCGAGCTTTACATCATTCAACATCGCCTTTAGCTacacatttggttttgtataCTCATTTACAACTAATTGCTTTATGACCCGGTGGGAGTTGAACAATTTGCCCAGACTTGATTATCACTCATGGAGTTTAATTTATCCTTCATTGCATCAACCCATTTGTCAAAATCAGGGCCTTTAATGGCTTGAGCATAAGAAACCGGATCCTTATTTTCCTTAGCTTCTACGAGATACAGCAAGAAATCATCAGAAATGGCCGATCTCCTTTGTCTCTGAGATCTCCTCAATGTTGTTTATGATGAATCtccattattattttcatttgtgAGAACCTCGTCAGGGAGGTGATCAATCATTGGGATCTCCTCAGTGTTCTCTTGTTCGTTCCTAGAGGAATTCCCAACATCTTTCGTAATAATAGGTAGTAGAATCGGTACCCTTACTTCTTGAATGATCACatcattttgaaaaatacactcTTCCGTGTACTGAAGCCTTGTGATCATGAGCTTCTCCTTAAAAACGCCAGAAGGTAGACATTGTTTACTTTCTCGTGCATGAATTTTCAACCCAAGGAAAAACACTCATGTATGACGTCACCCACCCGTACCCCATATATAACATCACCAACCCGAGACTCATCCTCGACCCCAGTCAATCCATCTCGGACTTACTAGAGCCTCACTAAAGTACCAAGCATCCTTTGGACAGGCTCCAGACTGTTGGAATATTAATCTTAAGTTTAgttgttattaattatttgttttgtttagttatttatttgtataaagtTTGTTTTACTCCAGTATGGTCCTGAGTATTGTTGCAGGCCTAGAAAATAGCTTCTTATAGGTCATGAAGTGATGGAGTAGAAGTAGGAGCCGAGTAGAGTAGTATTTTAAATATGCATGTAGTTCATTTTTCTAGAAAAGAAGAGAGACAATATAATGTTGTACTTGATATCAGTTCGTGCTTGTAAATATATCTCTTccatcttgtttattttataaatatcattctagtatttattattttcaacacaGACAGCCTGGAACCAAACTTGGCCCTATGCCGATTCCACGCTTCCGGTAAGCCCATAATTACATTGGTTTGTATCTGATTTGTGTTTACAgtataacattatatatataaagttttgtGAAAACCCATATTCGATGAAAATAGAATTCATGATTTGAAGACTCATTTTATATCATTCAGGATTCAATCCACAATATGATAGTCagtgatgaaatttttattactGTTAATAAACAAGACcactaatctgattctgttaTGGTGTTTGTATTTTTGTaccaacatttttttttaacttacaaGTTTTGTTATACGAAGTTTTCTAGAAAGTGTTTCTTTATaagaaaagtaaataaaaatatagatagacattgtaagagcatctccaatagactCCTAAatgagtaaataaaaatatggcttttaaaaatctaaagaGCTTGTTCTCTCttctctattaatttaaaacaaaccCACTAGGTGGCTTCTgacttaaatttaataatacaaaATGCATGCCCTCcaattcatcaagtggttttcCCACTCATATTGACATAGTGTagttcaaatattaataaaatatcagATAAAAGGGGGAGTATGAGAGGCATTGTTGGAGTCCACAATCTTAAATTAGTATAAACTTACTAAgagtcatatttttttatattatatttatgagtTAATAAAGAGAGTGTTACAGTCTTAGAGATGCTCTAACCATTCACTactaaaaaaaagaatatacatataacataaAGATACAAAGTACTTTGTAACCATTGTGATATGTGTTCACTGATTTtctagtatatttttttttcttttggtaGAATCAGCATCAGTTCAAAACATTTTGGACACTCAACCGGAAAAGCTCCTTGACGAGGCTGTCGTAtacctatcaaataataattcTAACAATTCCTCCTAACAATATGTAGCAGGGCAAGTCAGGGTCGTCCCACAGAGATAAATGTGTCAAACACCAGTTATTGATGATCAAATTCAACTAAGCAAAGAACACAATAATATTTAAGAgataattaaactaattataagAAAGCAAATaaggattttataaataaattaaaaacatccagaattaagtatccccactagcatgaatCAATGCAATTACGATTCCCTACcccaatcaatcaaatatattactcaAGTGAAAAGATGtgccctataaaataccattaacctcttccgagtattaatggcttctctaaaaatacaatcaagcctatttccattCTATCATGCAAattagagacattaaacactACATCCTCATTACCTAACAATCcattctacctatttccatagagaagttcatgtctttattggataaatcacaaccatctaaatccaacttccgatgtTAAATAGATATCGGTTCAAACAATACACATAATCATGCCTGACATGTAATTGTTAATAAGCACAACTCAACAAGCGAGAGCAATTAAATAATGAGGTTAAGGAAATCATGCATATATCATAGTTAGGGTTCAACTTAACCCCGGATATATTCTCTAAGCTTcacgtgggctgtaagatcgtcaaaACCTAATGTACGAAACTCAGATACGGCCCAAACAGCAAAATAATACGTGTagcccaataaatccgaattttgatccaaatttgaatcCAATTAAGCTTTATCTCTTCAAATCCTTCGAACTTTAGGAATTCCTTGCattctacaataaaacattaaaatctattaaataaatatcctaatcaatgcaaaatacaattaaatatgagaataaaatcatttagaatatatataaaatatactttatcAAAATATCCCCACACTAAGCATTTGCACGTCCTAGGGcaaataagagaattaaaatatcTATAACTAACTAACATCGCTTTCGTAGATGACACAATTGCATTTGAGCGCATGCAACAAGCTGTTAAActcctaggcagccctagtaggatGAGTTTTGTCTCGTTAGGGTGTATAGAAGATTTACccacaaaatcaaataatttctaCCAAGCCTCAAGAATGCAACTaacactacaccataaaaggccttatctaacataaaaaaattgttgcagAATGGGGTCAATATGTTGCTAAAGGCCCATAAAAGGGCTAAGGCaacatttattttatgataGGATTTTTGCCGTTGCCTTAGGGGGTCTAAGGCAACATATCGTTTGCCTAGAGCAACAACCGAGATATGTTAGCAAAGAGTGTTTAATCTAACATTTTATTCTCCTACTCcaacaaaaaattatgttaccttagagtaattttatttttttttaaaagtgggGCCCACTGTGGGGCCCACGTGGGGCCCACGTGGGGGCCACTGTGGGGCCCACGTGGGGGCCACTGTGGGGCCCACGTGGGGGCCATCAAGTTGCCAGGTGGCAGCAGCTAAATTGGCAACATATTTTTCCTATACTGCAACAGTTTTGAAATACAAGTTTTGCAACATTTAAATAGGCTACTGCAACATTTTATCCAAAAAATTTTGCAATTCTACTGTTAAAATACAATACTTCCCAAAATTTGTCCATCATTTCAACAAACCATTGTAAACATACAAAAACCAACATCAAATCCAATTTACTCCAACATCAAATCCACAGCTAAACCAACATAATATCCAGAATCGACCAACTACCAGCAAACTAGCAGTTTaataacaaaaagtctagatATATAACCCCATACTATTAGCTAGTCAAAATAACTTCAAAGAACCAAAGTCTAAACAACTATACTATTAGCAAACTAGAAGCTGGTGCCTTTAGTCATTGGTGTGCCATCGTCATTGTCACTAGCCACATGTGCACACAGCTCTGTAACATCAATTGTGATGTTGGGGTTTGCTTCACCAAGTTTCTTAAGGACCGATGCCAAATTTTGTTGCACCTTCCTGTTTACCTGCTCATCTACCTCTTCTTGGATTTTCTTCACTTTTTCCTCGACTTCAGCAGCAAGGCCTTCCTTAATTTTTGTTGTCAATTCTTTGACATATGTATCCGTTGGAGCAGCAGCTGATAGTTTTTGCGGCTTCTTGCATCTCCCTAAGAGCCAAGTCGGGCCATGCTCTTTATCCAAAAGCATTTCATCAGCAGCCTCCCcggaattgatttttttgttaattttatcctacaaaagtACAATAACATGAACATAAACGAGCAAATGCAAAACAGAGAAAACTGAAAGGGCAAATATTATGTGTAACTGATTAAGTTAAATActtacaattttctttttcattgttttagtACTGGTCTTGTACTTGCGTCCTGCATCACGAGTCCGAGTTTTCACAAAAACCTCTGCATCACATGGTTCAGACTCATCTGGGGCATtctttttctacaaaaatagaTTATACGAGACATAAATTATCGAACAAGAAAGCCAAAaatcattaatttaaattagatgACCATATACCATTTTGTGTCGAAGCTGTGCGATACTTTTAGGACCAAGAGTGTGAGTCTCGGTATATGACTTGCGGCTATTTGAATTTTTCCTGGCTTTATCCTACAAAAAATTAAACGAAAGTTGAGCAACTTATACTATGTTCCCAAGACAATATTTAGTGCCTAAAATCACAAGTATACCTGAATACTTTCATCATTCCAATATTCCAACAGCAATTTGAACCTCTCAAGTGGAATACCATAAGTGTTGAATACTCTTTGCACATAAATAGTCTTTGCAGCCTAGGGCGTAGTGGAAAATAACGCATCACGTTTGCAGGGACTTTGTGAATTGTCTTCCCCGTATTATCATCACTGGTCCCTTTCTTTTCCACTACAACCCACCTTGAAATACCACAAGTTCTGCAAGAGTTTTCATTTTCATTCTCTCCCCAATACAACATGCAATGGTTTGGACAAGCGTGTATCTTTTGATAATCGAGCCCTAAATCCCTAATTATGTTCTTAGCAGCGTTGAAGGACAGTGGTATGTTTGCCTCTGGAAAAGCTTCTTTGATAAGCTCTAATATAGCCCCAAATCCAGACTCCGTGATTCCGTGAACACACTTTAAGGAATAAAGTCGGATAATAAAACTTAATCTTGAATATTTTTTGGAGCCTGGATATAAGGGTTGCTTTCCCTCTTCAAGATGGGCATAAAATTTTTTAGCATCGACATTTGGTCCATTAGGCTGATGAAACATCTCATCTAGGTTATCTtcgaaatttaaattattctcTTTATCCCCTAAATCAAGATCCTCGTCGTTAACTGGCTGGAGAGGAATCTGTGCAATTCCCACAATCCATTCAGAGCACAAAGGCGAATGGCCATTGCAGATGAGATGATCGTATATAAGGTCCTGACTATGCCACTTTATGTTTTTACATATTCTACAGGGGCATGTCATTTCATCACCTACGGCTACGTTAGGGAATGCATTCCGAATAAAGGCTTTTATTCCTCTGATGTACTCGACACTATACTTTGGAAGGTTTATCCAAGTATTATCCACATCGTCCATGGCTACAATTAAGACAAttcagtttatttattatttaggtcACATAAACAAACGATTTCAATGCCTTTCCTAGACAAGACCATtcttttactttatatattgaagatcatatatggattatacttaaaataaaacattcaaAACCTATATGTTTATTATGGTAACCTATACAGGGGTTAACATATCTGCCGTGTACTACCTCATCCCAGGGGTTAAGATAAAcagaatatacatatatgtcatAATTTATAGTTTCACTTTCAAATATAAGACCAAACACATGCATATTATTAATCATACAAATCATTAACAACAATATTCTTTTAATCAGGTAAGTCATACATAGAAATTTATCGCAATTCCCTTAAGTTATATATAGAGTATACATAGAGTTTATGAGCCAAGATAATATGTTATGGCATCTAACCAACTAGCTCACAATATCTACAATGGAATCTTACATGTATGGCAGCAgagcacaaaaatatacaaatgtTCAACAGAGAATCAACACCAGCTACTCTTAattgtcaaatttttttaagttataaacAGAGCATACATATAAAAACCACAAAACAGAGTCATAACTGGTCACCAGAACAACCCATTTcaagcataaatatttaataacaagtcCTGGACACATACACTTACCACAAAATATCAATCAAATGTTAACTAGTAACAAATATTAACTACAAAATGCAACAAATAACAAATGCCAcaaaatgaaaacaacaaaaattcataaaatgcaATTCCAAACccctaataaaatcaaaaatcagataacttccctaataaaaacaaataacaacaaaaacaaaccCAAAAACTCAAAAATGTTGAAGCAGAGAGGGAGATACCTGTAGCAAAATCTTTAaactgaaaccctaattttaaatCCTTTAAATGAAATCCTTAAAATCAACCGAAGAAGCCCTGAAAATAGAAAATAGAGTTAGATTAACAGCCCCCACTATATAcagatgaaaaaaattaaatcaaagccaCCATACCTAATTCCAAATGCAAAACCTCCGCTGAAAATACCTGAAATCAAAGATAAAGTACGATTAGATGTAGTTTAAAAGAAGAAAGACCTGTAAAtggaagaaaataaagaaatgaagcCCTGATTTAAAGAGAGAAACCCCTAGTTAGGAGTATCAAAGCATCGAGCCCTCAAACCATGCCCTAACTTGAAATCCAAACCTGAGATGAGAGAGATGTGCTGATGAGAGACCAGAGAGACCAGAGCGACGAGAGAGACACggtgaaaagagagagaggcGACTGTGGGggtgaaaagagagagagagagacgagatGTGGGGGTGAAGAGCGAGAGAGGACTGTGTGGAAAATGAGAGAGATGACTGAGTGTGAGTGGAAAAGGAAGTGAAAAAATGGGGCGGGGTGTTAGTGAAACAAAGTCCCGCTGCTTGTCTGATTTCACCGGGAACCACGCCCGCTTGttcaaataaacatatatacatatatttagtttatattttatttttttgtttacattttattttactttttaaataaataaacatatatttattatttaaaataaaatcattcacctattaaattatttaatattttatataattttatatatttttagtttatattattacataacttctatttttatttttaatacaagtaattacttttttctttaattttaagttaaaatattattttcaccttTTAATAGCTTAAGCTAACATATTTGTCTCCATGTTGCACCCTTAAACACTTTCTAACAAAGGCAACATCCCCTTTTTGGCTAAGctaacatgaaaaatattatgttgcGGAAGGGTGAAAGTAGTGTAACTAAGGTAACATTTTTTAGCAACATTTACAAAGGTCGCGTTGCGATAGGCCTTTTATGGCGTAGTGtaatatgaatgcaaactaaatgaacATGCATATACAATCATGAAAGCATTAACCTCATCAACATATAATCTTAGAATAAGCAACATTCAATGCATTCATCTTTCTCACATATTAATCATGCAACTCTTCCACTACAAGTACGGAGTGACTCGTGTGTGCTTAACATTCTCTCTAATGAAACAAAacagagaccaacaaacttcaacagagtcttaaccatgaaccgttaatcagaataaagCTTTAAcacttcgttacattagagtcaactatAGCTTAGGGTCCGAAAGGAACTTCTATGCCTCTCTTATGTCccgaaaaaaatatttcttgatGCCTCTCGACTCTCGTCATTCATGTCAATGACAATATTATCTAAGATTTAGCAGGCCAGGATCATACTTGGACGGATGTTGATGGTATTAAAAAGTTTTATGTGCCTAGTCGCTATCATAGCTCGGGTCCTGGTAACAGCCTAGTCGCTATCGGTATAGCCAACTAGTTGTGCATATTTTGTTGGTTGGTACAATATGCCAAAACTAGTAGTACCTTTTACATATTTCAGTATAGCCTTTTTGCTACAGTAAGATTATCCTGATTTGGTTTTTGCATAAACCTTGACACTAGACTTGTCGCGAACATAATATGGGTTCGAGTTGCTATCAAGTATATATAACAAACTTCCAATAATACTTGTGTATAATTTTTGATCAGCACGAGGAGCTCCATCTTTAAGAGTTAACTATTGATTTAGGACTAAAGGTGTATTTACAATCTTGCATCCTTCcatattgaattttttaatcaatttctTGGCATACTTTTCTTGACACACAAAGATATCTTCATGTGTTTGATTGATTTCCATGCCAACAATATAATTCAAGGGACCAATATCTGTCATTTCGAATTCTTTTTTCATATATTCTTTGACCTTTGAGATCAAGCTAAAGTTGCTTCCAGATAAATTAAATCATGATGTCAGACCCTTGAAACTTAATATAAAGTGCAGGTTCACTAGGACCTTTATTTGGCGACAAAGTATTCTCAACCGACAAGAGAGAGTTCAAGTCATGCTTAGGGAGACGATGGTTAGTTATTGGAGAAGTCTCTGATTACAATcttgtttaataattttttacctTGGCCGCTGCACTCATGATCGGGACAATATTGTGGAAAGTTGACAACAAAAGGCCCGTCTCCATTTCTGGTGTAATCTCTTTGCATGCAAGGTATAAACCATTCAATAATTACAtagaaataattacaaaaaatgtGATTTATATTGACTAGCTTTTAAACCTAAAATGAAACCTAAGAATGAGATAAAAATTACACTTTTCCGgtaaaagaatattttattgaaCATCATATTCTCTACACGTGTCGACAAACCAACTAAATTCGTATGATGAACCATTTTCTTGTATGCCTAGGTTCTTCTCCCTTCGTCTTGCTGGAAGTTCATATATGTGTAACCACCATTGTACATCTGTTTTGGTTGCTTCAATCTCTTGGATGGACAACCCACATGTTAATGAGGAGGAGCCTCATGATAAGTTGCTGCTAGACGATCTACAGGTTC
Coding sequences:
- the LOC108222167 gene encoding uncharacterized protein LOC108222167 isoform X2, which gives rise to MKKNAPDESEPCDAEVFVKTRTRDAGRKYKTSTKTMKKKIDKINKKINSGEAADEMLLDKEHGPTWLLGRCKKPQKLSAAAPTDTYVKELTTKIKEGLAAEVEEKVKKIQEEVDEQVNRKVQQNLASVLKKLGEANPNITIDVTELCAHVASDNDDGTPMTKGTSF
- the LOC108222167 gene encoding uncharacterized protein LOC108222167 isoform X1, giving the protein MDDVDNTWINLPKYSVEYIRGIKAFIRNAFPNVAVGDEMTCPCRICKNIKWHSQDLIYDHLICNGHSPLCSEWIVGIAQIPLQPVNDEDLDLGDKENNLNFEDNLDEMFHQPNGPNVDAKKFYAHLEEGKQPLYPGSKKYSRLSFIIRLYSLKCVHGITESGFGAILELIKEAFPEANIPLSFNAAKNIIRDLGLDYQKIHACPNHCMLYWGENENENSCRTCGISRWVVVEKKGTSDDNTGKTIHKVPANVMRYFPLRPRLQRLFMCKEYSTLMVFHLRGSNCCWNIGMMKVFRIKPGKIQIAASHIPRLTLLVLKVSHSFDTK